The sequence below is a genomic window from Dermacentor andersoni chromosome 6, qqDerAnde1_hic_scaffold, whole genome shotgun sequence.
ggaatgacggcgatggtACGACCACGAAGATATCATGACGACGGCATTACAAAAACATATGcgtgatagcgactgtctgactaCGACGCAATGATGACGATAACAAGACAACGGGGCATAACCTGAACTGAATGGCGATAGTATAACTACGATATAATAGGGAAGGGGGAATGACGTCGATTGATTGAAGaaggtggcatgacgacgacaatgGGACCACGTTACTGAATTCTTAACCATGGTAAAGACAGAGCCCGACGTCGATGAcatgatgacaatggtatgatgaTGACAACGTGCCGACAATGGTGTGACGGCAACAGGgcgacgagagtcggatgatgaAGTGAGAAGGACAATGATGGGAACGACTGCGTCACTACGACGTGTGATAACGAATACATTGCGACGACACAACaatgacgatggcatggcaacggtatgaggacaatgTGATGACGAAGAGTGTACGACGacaaaggcgtgacgacgactgtatgacgaagcACGATGGCacggcgacgatggcatgacgagagtcagacgACAAAACTAGTGATTACGATGGAATGACCCCGATGGCATCACTacggcggtgtgacaacgaatgcaagatgactgtatgacgacgatggcgtgacgaccaCGGCATGAGGAGGgtcggatgacaaagcttgaATGACGACGGTGCAACGACCATAATgacatcacgaccacgagcacctACAGGCCCGATCTATCAGAAAACTTTGACCACTGGGCTGGTGCAGAATGCAtgtcgacgatggcatgacgagagtcaaatAACGaaactagaatgacgacgatgagacgaccacgacggcatggctctgggtagatagatagatagatagatagatagatagatagatagatagatagatagatagatagatagatagatagattcaaaatgACTGCAGtttgcaaagaatgctaatcacattaaaaagTATAATAAAGGCGCGGCGGGTGTCGTTGCAAAAGAGGAGGCACAACCCTGCAGTGCGCTGAACCTGACAGTGAAGCTACTTCTTCATTGACGTTGTTGCTGAGGGGGTGAACCTTCCTTTTTTGTATGGGTTAAGGCCACGTAGAAAGGTTGCTTGCGGACGCTGGTCGAGCAAAGGAAGATAGCCTCTAGATAGATTGTTTGCTTATAATTCAACTACTGCTAAACTTATTTTAAGAATTCTTGTGGTAGAGCGCTCTCTGCTCGACGCTTTACTACATTTATTGTGTGACCGAAATTCCCGGCGGGGTCCTGACGAGGCACCCTTTAGACTTGTTGAGGGGGCCGTCAAAGAAACCTTGTATACGGGGCCCCTGTCTTGTGGAATTCTTGTGGTAGAGCGCTCCCTGCTCGATGCTTTACTATATTTATTTTGTAACCGAAATTCCCGGCGGGATCCTGACGAGGCACCCTTTAGGCTTGTTGAGGGGGCCGTCAAAGAAACCTTGTATATGGGGCCCCTGTCTTGTGGAATTCTTGTGGTAGAGCGCTCCCTGCTCGATGCTTTACTATATTTATTTTGTAACCGAAATTCCCGGCGGGATCCTGACGAGGCACCCTTTAGGCTTGTTGAGGGGGCCGTCAAAGAAACCTTGTATATGGGGCCCCTGTCAGACGTGGGCCTGATCCTGCAGATCCTTTAGCCCACGGGGTAATCTGATCCCTTTCCCCCCGCCCCCTTGCGTTATGGATCCGCCACTGTAGTGAAGCTGCACAAATCACTCACCGATCGATGAAAAATAGCACTAAAACACGTAGCGGACGCCACGGAAGTGTTTGAACGTCAGCAGCATTCGGTACAGGTCTTCAGTATTTGTCCAGTCTTCAATAACAGTTTTCTGCTTTCACCCCCTTAGCAGCTCCTTTGTCTTCAACTGAGTAGCGTGTAACCACACTACTTGCGCAGAGTATCATCGGAATATTGAAAATGTTCATCGCCTGGAACGCCGTCACCATCTTCCTCTGCTGGATCGCTGCGTGCATTCAAGTTCATTACAGGTACAGCCAGGTGAGTACATGTTATGTCCGCCTTCATTATGTGTTATTTGCATCCACTTCTTGATGCATTCTGTGATTTTATTCTCAGGTTGTTCAAGACGCTGGTGGTTCGCCCAACGGCAGCCTCGAAATGATGGGAGCCAGTGTGTTTAAGGTCAATGAAGATCACAAACCACACAAGCATGTAAGTGGTGCTCACAGACGCACGAAAAAGGaacgcaaaaacaaacaaacaacgaaaTCTGTGGATCTCGGGCACTGTGGGAATCGCCGTTTTGCGAAGCATTTTGTAGGTACTTGGTTAACCAGCATTGCTTGGGGTACTGCAAACAGCTATCAAAGCAACAAGCGCATTTGTGTAAATTGAATTGTTGTGGGTGTGGATCGCGAGCGTACGCGTGTGTGGCTGTTACGAAGAAATCGCTAAACTGCGTAAAGTGTTACGTGAAAGTGCTGGGGAAAGTGGACCAGTTTAGGAAGTAGTGCagttcggcatactaatgcatctttaacgcgtacacatcattTTGACgtgtgagttttcgcggttttgtgagatcgcgtgacaagcaggtgaagtaggtgcagccgtaaagcttttgaccaatcgccgaGGTCTAAGGGCGAACAGGCATCGAATCAAAAATAacaattttttctttcgttcgctccagacacgcataatcagtgtgtggaAGTCACATCAgatagggagctatcgcggttttcctgacgtcgcgtgagagacaagCGAAGTGAtcgtggtccaaaaaagtttttgaccaatcgcggagggcggattgcagaattggaatagctttacgttatagcgccccaagacaGGAACCTACCTGTCTACCTACGTACCTaccgcaaagtgccaagaatggGACGAAGAATACTTCGCATTTATAAAAGAATCGGCGGATATCCCGCGCGCATGTGTTAAAAGGTGATAAGCAAGGTTTCCCTTGAAGTTTACTGAAATGTCTTCACTTCTCCTTGTTCACTTCCAGGTAGCCAAACGCCTCTCGCTCAATGCACTCTCCGGTCTCATTTTATTCACTTCTTGGCACTCGGCTGCTTCTGTTGCCGACTTCTTTTAATTTTTGACGTTGACGACTTCTTCATTActtgcctcttgttctgcttgtaTGTGCGAGCACCCCGTGACGCATGTCCATTCTGGGGCATTGACCGAGAACGTTCATATAGCTCGTGTCGCATGGCGAGGTtacacatgcccagtgacccgaGTTGTTGGCAAGGCAGTAGCAGCCAACACCTGCAAAGTGGGGAGAAGAGCTaaagaaaggttcgctttaaaTATTGAGCAGGAACCATCGGAGGATGACTGTGAGAGTAAAGCGATAACTTCCCTATAGCTCTGTTGTGTTTAGAGGGGTAAACATTTCGGTAATTTCGAACGCACGAaacaagacatgaaaaaaaaaaaaaccgttttcTTCCCACGAATTCTGGAAAGATAGCAAAAATATCCTGTAATGTTTTAGCACAGGAAAGTAATATTAACAGTAGACGACAGTGCACGTTGGgacctatcttcagaagtgtcGTCAGGATGCTGACATTCTATAAGAAATAACTTCCTTCGTTATTCGCTCAGATTCGTAGTAGCTTTCAGAATTCTCATATATGACCATGCCACCTGCGCGCTATCGTGCTCTCTTGGGGTAGGTAGGCTGGTGCATTGTCCACACACGCCTGGAAGTTTAGGTTTTCGGATTGCGGATGCCATGAGCTCAATTACGTGTTTTGGTTTCTCTATGGCAAGGACTATATCGGTCAACCACGTAGGCGCATTTAGATGTGCGTAAATAGTGCGAATAGAACAGCCACAGGTATGGATTCTCTTGCGCTACCCACTTGACACCAGTTCACAATGACACAGTATTCTTACAACCCTGATTCACTCAGTGAGAAAAGGCTTGGCAAATAATTGAAAGAAAGGCAGGCCTAACTTtattttctgaatttctgtcaAAATCCCAGAGCCGCACGTAAATTTGACGTGACGAGCTCAAATTTTGTTCTGGTGTATGGGCCGTTTTCTGCGTCAGATAAATTCGCAAGAGCTGCTAGGTTGCCATGTAGACTCTAGTGTTTTTTAGTGGAAAACAGTTAACTATTGATACATGCAAACGTTGTCGAAATCCATGACATCTTGGCGAGCGAGTTCAGGGAAATTCAGGCGCAATCCAGGTTTcgtttctgcatttctttttttgccttgctTCCCGCGGAAGAAGGGGCTTTTTGCCAATTGTTAATCGTAATGTACTAATACTTGTATATTTAGGAGTTGAAATTTCCCGCCTGATAGAACATCTAGTGAATGGATTTATTTGTAGGAAGTAACTCCAAATTGTTACTCTAGGAGAGCGTCAACTCGAGCTGTGCTGCCGGAGAACACACCCTCCTAGAATGCGACAGCATCAAGGCCTTCATTGAAACTAAGAGTCAAGGAAAAGAAGGAACTTCTGTGGATTATTTCCTTGTTAGAATGAGACAGAAAGCCAAGTcaatccatttttttttgctgagaaAAGCTGCTGCACAGTCAACGAGTCTGGACACTGTCAAATTCAACCTGATTCAACCTGATGGTTAACAGGGCGGCTACGTCCTCTCTGATAGGCTCAAAGCGCGAGCATGAAGGAATTTGCCAGTGTTCACAAATCTTGATCCACAAAGGAAGTGCTGTCATGGTACGACTGCGTTAAATTTGTTACCCTTGCAGTATCTTTGCTTAGCCAAATAATTATGGCTGTGACATTAAAGTGCAGCGTCACCAGCTGCGTGCTGCTGTCTATTACACCGTTATACTCCTCATTACAGGAGCGGCATTTTTGGAGTGTTCTCGTGTTGGTCACAGCGATAGCAAGCGTGAGGGTAAGTATAGAGCAGTGACCATGTAAAGTTTGTGTTCATGGTTTGTGAATTGTGTGTTTTTTCGGAAAGGGAATGCACCTCAAAAATAAGACGTGCAGGACTTCGCATGGCTCCTTCCTTCGATGATGCCCTTAACAGCCGGCCACAAAACTGTACGGGCAGGGAAggatgctaaaaaaaaaagaaaaaaactgcatcCATGTGAAGCCTAAGCACGTAACCTCGCATGCAATGTTTTAATCGCTAATATAGTTCTTGAGGCATACACCAGTGAGCAGAAATTTACAAACCAGAGATTGGGTGACAAAGCTGATTTTTCTCGTTTGTCTGCGAATGTAACTTCAAATAGAGGACTACGGTCCAAgcttggcattgcgaactttcTAGTGCACTAGTCAACATCAGTTTATGCATGTTGATTACGAagaaattgctttctttttcggcAATCTCGTGGTCGGTACACCATAGGAATACGTATTGATCCATTAGATTGAAAGCGCCATGCTATAACTGAACAGAGATTTGCATTTGTGGTGAAAAGCGTGTCCTGGGAACTTTCGTGGCTGAGTCTATATCACTTTTGAGACGTGCCGCAGTTACGCTCAGTAACACGAGAAAGCCCAGCCACAGCATACAGTTGCGAGCAAAACTGTGATGATAATTGGTGCCgttaaattctttctttctttctttctttctttctttctttctttctttctttctttctttctttctttcgttcgttcgttcgttcgttcgttctttctttctttctttctttctttctttctttctttctttctttcgttctttcgttctttctttctttttttctttcgttctttctttctttctttctttcttattttccgGTTTCCATAAAAATTGAggaagtaaggaaaaaaaaaaacgccacaggAGCTGCTTGAAGGACTGCTAACCCCCCTACAACGTCGAGTTGGCAACAATGGAGCgagaatacatacatacatatatatatatatatatatatatatatatatatatatatatatatatattcacacactTCACACGCCTACACCTTTTCCCCCTTTACGTTGCTAATACTAAAGCATAAGAAAAGCTCTGTATGAAGCGTCTAACAACAGTTCAAGAAGCGCAAAggcacgcataaaatagatgcagAAACACGGTCTTCGTGAGAGCTGGTGCGACGATTTAACGAGCcgcataaagcaaaaaaaaaaatcactcttAGCAAGTCTGAGCAGCTTTAACACACAACACGATGCACTCGTATAGTCATGCACGGTGTTCTAGAGTACCACGGTAAAGAAACGGCAAATGGTAAAAGACGCAAACTACATTCCGAACCTGCACGTTGAACTGCGGACAAACAGAACCGAAACATGGGTTGCCGTGATCAACGTCGCTGCTCAGCCGTGTAAACATAGTCGAGTTCAACATTGCAGTGACAAAAGAAACCGGGAAACCTAGAAATTTCCTGCCGAACAGTTTCGATCCATTAATGTATTTGCTGCTGTTCATGCGGCGTGCGGGGAAATGTTTAGAACCGTGTCGCCGGGGAGTTTCTGCAAGTATGTGAGCACTCACCACGCAACAATTGTTTTTCAACATACCTTGATGATGTGGCCACCGCGCTTATGCGACGGGTGTTGCTTATTTTACTCCAAAAATGTGGATGAGACGGAGAAGCGCGAGCAACGACGCAGAAAACTATGGCGGACGGCTGCCTCCTTTCCCGAGTTCACTTAGCTaagccgccaccagtggcgcgtccgtcgcgCGCACTGCGCCTATGGGACCACTGCATGAGAGCAATACTCGTGTTTACATTTGTTGTATTGCTTGAAGGGAGGCTTTCAACGTACTGGCATACTCTACCGTTGCCATAGATCAAGGATAGAACGTGTCATCAATAAACAGTCACTTTTCGGGACGGGGCAGGCGCTGGTGCTGGTGTGCTTCTACCTGAGTTACCTGTCGAAGCTGGAACAGGAGGCGGAGGCCACCCCTGTGCTGTCACCCGACCCGTCAAGCAACTCGGTTGTGGATCCGCGCAACCCGTGGCGCTGGTTCCAGATCAAAAGGCGCCCCGCGAGCAGCCGCCGTTCTCTCCACGTGCCCAGCGACGGTCGCCAGAGTCGACGCAGCGGTGCCGGGTCATTCTCGCTCCTCGGGTGGCTAACTCCTAACCCCTGGCGATCCGTTGTGACGTCGAGCGGTGCGTTTTATTTTTGATATACCAAAAGCGAGAGCGGGTGATGTGCAACACTCACAGAGGTTATCACCAAATGGCGTACTCGAGGTTGGTCCACACGCTCGCATATTGAAAGTAAGACCACCGTACAGCGGCGACGATTGGCTCGTGTACGTTTTAGAGCGCGGCTCTTAGGCACcagttcctgcggtgagcgtcggcgtcacacctggtaaccgagcgaacgagcacagcgaatgatgaaagcGAACTCGGAgcacagcgggagatgaaagacggcgataggaagaaagtggaggaggaggttagggcgaaagcgtgagaagaaaagcgtagttccgcgcaagacgggctgtgcgatGACGATGGCTACAAAATGGCGTCGCGGTAGCACGCGTAGTCTGTATGGaaataaagcgctgcatgagcggaggtctgtttgcAGCGGCTGATGGGAATCGCGCCTACGCATCATCCACGTGCTCAGatgcaccacacttcgctccgtttgcaacgtgccgcgcaaGGCGGATTGCCCGCGCCAACCGATatttcgcgaaatgaaaacacctatagaactgagctcaaatttcgcattagggagtatagtaATAGTCAGCAATTTTTTTTGTGGAGCGAATATGTTTAAATAACTCGAAGGATGCGCCTGCTTATAGGAGAGAGCATGTCGTGCGACGCAAGGCTCTGGAAGATGTCTACACTGTGTTGCACAACGTGGCCATGAAGTGGAAGCCGAACCTGCCGTCAGCCAATGAGAGGGTGGATCGTGCGAAGGCACGTGTCCATGCGTCCTGAGTTCGACATTATTGGTTATAGCGGGATCATCGTCTCCTGAGGGTATTAATTTTGGAATCGGCCACTCTGTGTGACTGACAATAAGAGAAATAACAATATAAAAGGAAATGGATAGTTACTGGGTAGATACCGGACAAAGCTTCTGAGCTCAGCTAGAGCTATGTCGTCGATCTTTGCTTGCATTTCAAAACACACAGTGATAAGAACACGAAAGTCATAACTAGGCGATGGCCCTTGCCTAGCGCCTGACTCCCTTTTGAATATTTGTGTTTTGTGCTCAAGATCATGACGCCACGGCAACGAGCGAGCCTCGGTGGCTACCCTGCGCGAGAGATTTTATTCAATTAAGTGCGAAAGAAACCTTGAAGTGCTCTCAATAGGCTAGCGCTGAAACGATTTAAATGAGTATTTTTCCACTGCAAATAAATTGTCGAACTTGTGGGAACTGCTGCCGCAAAGCGCGCTTTGTATACGGTAGCAGCGACATTGTGGCCAATAAAGAGGTTGGAGTGCGGCGCAGGGCTAGCATGCAGGAGACGGGCAAGCCAGGGTTTGGATCTCAGGACTTCCCCACAAGATGTTTTTGTTACAGGTAGCGGGTATTTCATTTTGGACTCCAGGTAGCTTTAAGAAATCCCGAGGAATTGAAGAATGACACTGAATAGGAAGTGCAATTTCGAGAAGAGCAGTATAGATATAGGGCTATGCTGAACATGGCAAAAGAAGAGTCGACAGGAGCCACTTCTTCTTTgctcatatgcattgtgctacgTCTCCTTACTGCTCGTAATagatcaccaacaagcccaagctccCACCTTAGCGTCGTAAACGGCATCTGCATTTTTTCCAATGTCTTCAATAGCAACTTGATACAATCCTTTCGTGCTCTCCTCCAATGTGGCACGCGGGGCGGGCACGACACAGCAGGAAAGTCCCTTATGCTGCTCCTCATAGAGTTGGCTGCCAACATgactagagagaactctggcgctacgGTCGTTCCGCCATTACGCGAACGATGGTTAGTGTATAGCTTTACTATATAATCTTCGTGGTTGTAGCTTCAGACCTTGTCGAGGCTTTACTTGATGCGCTTTTCCGGCCTTTATTGGCCTACATTTCCAAGCAATAATATTTTTCTAAGCGCAGAAGGCAGTAACACTCTATGCGAATACATAACCTCTGCAAATTGTCTCACGCATAACGCAATATGTTGTAGAATATAGTTCGTTTTTAAGCCGCAAAGCCATTTCAAGCCAGAAGAACGATGTTTAGAGCAAATCAATGTACTAACCATCGTTCATTGGCATGCTGGCGGAGTagccatgcttgcagctcccatagacactatAGTCGGTTACAGCCTAAGAAAAAAATGTTATATGTACGTCGGCCAACTCGAAGATAATATGCATTAGATTAACCAATTAGATTCGCCTAATTCCCTGACGTCAAGCGGCATTGCGTGCTTAAGAGGACTCTTTTCTCCTTATCCTGTGTTTGTGCAGCTGGAgccttataacgtaaagctatttgaATCTGTTTTATTCCAAACTTTTGACGTCAAATTTACACAACtgccgacgcaaacatcgggcggtgactcgcagcgttgtttgaacggGCGAATGAAATGCTCCGCTCGTTTActagaggtcacttttgtttgctttccaaGCGAAGAGCATCAGCTATCGTGACAggcttttcttatctaattggctgaccagaGACGAGGAGCATGCATAAGGGGAGAGGGTTTCAGGGTGGCCctgctagcgcagtgaaagtagaaaaCCTGACGACAAGGGTCGTGCTAGCCTATGCGACTGGCCCGCTTCTTCTTGCTTAGCATTCGGTGTCTGGTAGAAAACTGGGGCGCCATGCAACGGAAGGGTAAAAATGCGGCTAACCCGGAACCTGAGCGAAGAAAATTTGGCAGAGCGATATGACGAACGTGCTAAAAAGGCTCGACAACGTTGTGCTGCCACGGAACTTATATTTATGCAAATAAATCTATTCTCCCTACGAGCTCCCAGTAGCCCGTGCCAGAACGACCGGCAAAGTAAATTGTGTAGGAAACTTTATGCAGCTCCGTGCTTTAAAACCGTTCATTGAAATGATGGTGCACGTGATACCAACCGATCTACAACTCCCGAAGTTGTTGCTTCGCGCGAGTTGCATGGCGAGCACTCACTCTGCCGGCTACACCGCAGAGCCCACCCCCGGTCCCGGGCCTCCGCGCCCCGGCGGACGCGCCAAGACTCGAAGCCGCGCCGGTACTGGCGGTGCCTCATCACTGGCCAGCGGGGTGACGCAACCAGACACGCTGTACGACCCGGCAGAGCTACGTAGCCCGAGCGGCCTCGAGGACCTGCACGAGCAGGTAGTATCATGTAGTATTGCCTCCTATACGCACAAACGGTCAAGAATGGCACCGCCGAGCTGCGCTGTCGCGCCTAAAGTCCCTCAAtcattatagagggaccttagtcGCGCCGGCGTGAGAGCGCCGCGCGCGGGGCGAAATGCAACTAGCGGGTGTACATCTCTCCCGTCTCTCGTtcacaccgccttgattgcctcttgcacggcacgtgtttgggcacgtttcgtaccgcgcgcgctgtgtgcatgcgtgtgagCGGACGTTTTATTCGAGGTACGATGCACACGCTTCTATttcctttaagaagatcggtgcgcttgacgattattttcatggttgcaatgcggcgaaagggcagcgtctgcttagccatgtaagtgacgatGAGCAAGCAATAGGAAAcaacatcgtatgtgccgccagaaaaatcgtcggcacataCCATGCGTgttagctaaagtcatttttgcagttacCCACAAAATGTTTGCCACAAATCCGTGTTGGCTCTGTTgccgacaacggacttccatcgacactgcgCGGAAATACACAAAACATGTCGTCGCATAGCACAAATACGACATATGcccacaactttaactagtacgtcccctacaatatagaatataGGCAGCAGCGtaaacagcttggccattttttaacagtggtcaagagacggaagttgaaactatttgtaatcatttctgcttcagcaatgcctgCGCGAcaaagacgcgggcgtgtatcgtgcAGTAAGTTGATCGATCGGTACAGAGGTGATTCAGGAATggactccggtcatgttcaatgcatcgtgtaCATATTtcatttctcggcacgcgtgaactccggccactgctagcgcatgcaacacAAATGGTTTCCGTTCTTGGGCAGCGCGCGCACAAACAAAACACGAGAAAGTAGGAaggacaagcgctggtctaaCAACTGAACGTTTTTATTTGAATAAAACAATTATATGCCCagtaatcatgaaattcatgtggATTACATGTAAAAACCGTCATACGCTCTCAATTGATCAATGGACGAGATGGCTTCGTTTGCCATTTGTTTGCTTACTTTGTTCGGCACACCGCAATAATCCATGTCgttcgtctgcttttttcgtaccattttcccgtgaatcggcagaatttcactggtgacgtcaaccctttcgtgtttacattgctgttgtgacagttaacaacaGTCATGCGAAGAGGCGCCATCGCAAATGATAGATGTTTCGCGCTCAGCGCGGGCTATGCGCGGGCGCGAccttgaagggaagcggcggaaaCGTACACCCGTGGGAGGAGAAAGTGTTCCCCCAGTGTATAGaaccgagcgctggcgtctaggatgaaacttagCGTGCGGACGTCTATACAAATAGAAATAATTTTCGTCGATTCCCTCCAGCGAGTAGAGAACAGCACAGAGTTTCCAACGACAAATTACTTGAGGGAACGCTGTCGCTACGGTGCCTACGGGAGCTGCACGTGTGACTTCTCCGCGCCGTGGTGCATCGCGCAGTGACAAAACTAGCAACGAGGGAAAAAAGGTTTAGCGATACATGGAGTGAAGAAAAGATAGGAGGGAGTGACACGGGGCCACATTGAAACTCAGCCCCCTCTTACCCCTCAAAaaggtggagaaaaaaaaatgaagctatgtatgtgggcctcttaatggcACACTGCACCTCCAACACGGGTCAGCCGGGCGTTGCATTATTTTCGGGATTAGCCCATGTATgaggagtgcttgacgcctgcttcaccgccaaCCCTAAATGACGGTCGACGCCAAGCGCAAGCAAAACATCACCACATAGGCAGGAAATGCATCATGATATACACGGACGCCACACGCTCTAACATGTGCTCATGCGCGTATGCAAGATATACACCCGGACAGAGAGCACCGGTCAGCACAACATCTGGaccattcctcccccccccccccccctaacataGCCACTCCGACAACTCTTGCAATAATATATCACTTACACTCATGCGCACAATGATGTGCACCTACTGACGCATGCCTAGGCCTGGAGCTGGAGAACTGCTGCTTGTTTAATAGTGCATTGTGGATGGTGTGCAGGCAAGGTGATGAGTATGCGGATTAATTTGGTTATCTGTGGGAAATTATAAAAATCTTCGTTAATTTCTTGTGGAAGCATTTCGTAGGGTTCGAAGAACCAGGCAAGATCTCTACTGGGCGGACAcagttcaaatgttgcaggaatAATGCAGATTAGGACTGTAGGTTTACACTCCTTGAAGAACTTGCTGATGTAGGGGATCACTACAAAGTTATCAATGTCGCGTTGTTGGAAGGGCATGGGAGAGGTTCCggcaaatcgaaaaaaaaaaaaatcagtgcccttccattctgtgaagaaggacgaccagcgaagctgggtatgtgggccccttaatggcgaact
It includes:
- the LOC126522446 gene encoding uncharacterized protein; this encodes MMGASVFKVNEDHKPHKHALVLVCFYLSYLSKLEQEAEATPVLSPDPSSNSVVDPRNPWRWFQIKRRPASSRRSLHVPSDGRQSRRSGAGSFSLLGWLTPNPWRSVVTSSEPTPGPGPPRPGGRAKTRSRAGTGGASSLASGVTQPDTLYDPAELRSPSGLEDLHEQSAYAMRVVPNLRRVSYIWHQSSSNAEIPAASISRHQRLPSSSSFEAMQIAELRGGSGRPHMRHFGDTARYDPRRLVLPTEPDVVADEGHDLDFPVEHQAEHCKRLLVYTAMQSL